The nucleotide sequence GCTCTATCGCAAAGGCGCCAGCATAGTCGGTGCCAATTCACTGCTCTATGGCTGTGAAGACTGCGCAGAAATGCTGCGGGAGATCGGTGCGCTGTTCGACAGCCACGCGTTGCCGCTGCCCACCCCACCCACCGAGGTAGCACTGGATGAAGGCCTGGCCAGCTATGCGCGCATCAACGCGGGCAGCAGCGAGAAGGTCGTGCTGCGTCCCGCGCGATAAATCAGCCGGCCTGCTTGCCTTCGGTGAAATCCTTCACCGTTGTCGAGCCACCATTGCTCTTCACTGATGCGATGCCGGCATCCCGGGACTGATCGCTCGCGTACATCTGGCTGGTGCCGATCACCTGATGGTTGGCCGCCTTCAGATTGAAATAGGCTTTGCCGTTACTGGCCGTCTTGCGCTCATAGCGCTCGTCTGCACCACAATTGGCCTGTACAGAAGCGATACCGTTCTCTGCACTGCTGCGGGCGCGGTACAGCTCGCTGGTCAGAATGGTCTCTGCGTTACCGGCTTTCAGAACAAACCGGAATTGCCCGTCACTGCTTTTATGTAGTTCATACCAACCGGCCATTATCCGCTCCTTGGCTGATCAGGGACGTGGGTGAGTGCGGCCGGTGCCAGGCACGGCCAAAGACGATACTCGCGCCACACTCCAAGTGACACAGTGCGATTCCGGTATCCGGTTGTTACGGTCAACATGCCGCATGTAAACCGGATTGCGCGAAAATGAGGCAAGTAGCACCGATACTGGGCAGCGCGCCCCGCTGTGAGCCACAGTAAAACCGAACGATTTCCAAGGAAAAACAAATAACTACAACAGCAGGCCACCTATCGACCGGCTCGCCAACCATCTTCCAAAATAAATGCACATATGCCAACATCAAAACAAAGCAGTTGCGCATTATCCCCGTGAAAGCACCCTCGCCCCCCCAGCAGGGCGACCTATCACCGCCGGCCACATTGCCGAACCGGCGCAATCAGGAGAAACCTCATGATCACTTTCCAGCCAGGAGCAGCCTACGAGTACGATCCCACCGAAGCGCTGCGCCATCCCTATGGCACAGCCCGCTACCTCAACGACGCCTTCGCCACCCGGGACATCGACTACATCCTGAAAGCCGTCGGACGCGCCTTCCAGGCCCAGAACCCAGAAGCACTGGTATGGCAGAGCGGCCAGACAACCGGCCAACTGCGCAACAGCTTCCTGCGCGACAAGAACCCGCCATTGAAAAGTGTGATTGCGTTGCTCTACAGCCTGGGGGTGGAGTTTTCCTGCAAGGAAGTTTGACGCCGTTTCCCATTGCCACCTCGCGGTGGGCGCCGCGCGCCTCACCGCGGATTTGAGCAACAGCTCACAATTCTGGCCCGATAATTGCTCCGCCCCTGATGATCGTCTGGGGGGACGTCCTTGTGGCCGGCCGGCGCCTGTGTACTGCGTCGCCAGGGCCACGATGAGCGAGGAGCAAGGCATGCAGGACAATACCATCCTGAATCTCGCCTATGACATCTCACGCATGACCAGCGAGAAAGTCGGCGCCATTGAAACCATTATGCAGACCACCCGCATCCTGGCACTCAATGCCCGCATCGAGGCCGCACGAGCAGGCGCAGCCGGCGCGGCCTTCAGCGTGGTGGCCGAGGAGATTGCCAATGTTTCGGCGCAAATCAACGGCATAGCGTCAGAATTCCGGACGGGTGTAGCGAGCCATACCCGGCAGATCGAAGAAGCCGGGGAAAAGATGCTGATTGATTTCCGTGGACAGCGTTTGACGGACCTGGCCTTGAACGCCATCGAGATTATTGACAGGAATCTGTACGAGCGATCCTGCGATGTGAGGTGGTGGGCTACGGACAGCGCCGTGGTCGCCGCCGCGGAAGCGCCTGCAGACCGCGCCCTGCAGCAGCACGCCGCGGCCCGTCTGGCCACCATCTTGCGCTCCTATACCGTTTACCTTGATCTCTGGATAGTGGACGTTCAGGGACGCGTCATCAGCACAGGCAGGCCAGACCGATACCCTGACGCGATCGGAATGGATGTGTCCGGCACTGACTGGTTCAACGCTGCTCTGTCGACGCGTACCGGGGATGACTTCGCCGTGGCGGACGTGAGCATCAATGCTGCGCTTCACGACGCACCGGTTGCTACCTATGCAACGGCCATCAGGGCTGCCGGCCGAACCGATGGCAAACCGACAGGCGTGCTGGGGATATTCTTTGATTGGGCACCACAGGCCCAGGCAGTGATGAGTTCAGTTCTGCTGGCCGCCGACAACCAGAGCCAGGCTTACATCCTCGATGCCGAAGCGCGCGTTATCGCCGGCTCGAATCTAGAGCACGCGTTATACACGCCATACCCTTTGCGCACCGAGGAGAAAAGCAGCGGGTTCTATATCAACGATCAGAGCCTCGTTGCATTTGCGCTGACGCCAGGCTACGAGACGTACACCGGCATGGGCTGGTACGGCGTGATTGAAACGCCGGTCAGCGGCCAGGCTGGTTAGGGGTCATCTGCATCTTCGGGATAATTGAAATAGAAAGTGGTGCCGTCACTGCGTCGTAGCTGGACGGAAGCTTTCATGGTTGTCCTGAATGACTTCAGGGCCAGATCATCGCCTTCTTTTGCTCCAACATTATAACCGTTTACTGAAACGATGATATCCCCAGGTTTTGCCCCGGTGGCCTCAAGCATTTCAGGGGAGAATCGTTCACCAATAACATAGCCTGCTGCAGAGTCTTCGCTGACAGGATAAATATCATAAGTAGAAAATATCCGCATTCTCTCACGGCGATCCTTGGTGTCATCCAGTATATCCCCACCCCGCGCTCCGGAATCAGCCACACTTGGTTCCTGCGCGTCTTGACCTGATAGAGGAGCAAGATAGACCTTAAAATCGCCTTCGTTTCCCCGAATAATCACATGATCTGGCTGGATATCCCGAATGTAATACTCATCAATCACATTCTGCCCAATTCCATATCGATAAGCACCATATCCATCAATCAAGACGACGGCTGAAGCGATAGCTTTATCATGCGTTTCAAAAAGCGCTATTGCTGAGAAATCGTATCTCGCTTCTTTCCGTTCTGGTACCGGTGTCTCCTGAGACGGGGGAGAAACCACCCCCTCTTCAACACTATCGGTGCGCCGCCCAAGTTGCCTCCCTACTTCCTGATCATGCACCACATAGTTTTCAGATTGACCACTATCGAAGCTCGCACCCTTATTCGTGCCCTGCCAAATTTCTCGGAACAAAATCAAAGAAGTGGAAACTAAAAGAAGCAACACAAGCAATGTTCTATTTATAGACATTTTCATCATTTACACCAGCAACATCATATTAATATCAGGCGCATCATTACATTCGGAACGCAACATGTAGCCAAACACAACTTTCTTAACTTATGCTCGACAGCGCGTCAAAAAAATTCATAGGAATCATATCGATATCATTCATTTGGCGCAATGTCATAATGAAACCATTAAAACAATATCGTAATAAAGAGAGGACAAAATGAAGCATTTAGCCATCATCGCATCCATACTATCCATTTCCGGTTGTGCATCACAGGCCCCACAGGAGGTTGATACTTCATCGTCTTCAGATGTGACCGCCT is from Isoalcanivorax pacificus W11-5 and encodes:
- a CDS encoding YegP family protein — protein: MAGWYELHKSSDGQFRFVLKAGNAETILTSELYRARSSAENGIASVQANCGADERYERKTASNGKAYFNLKAANHQVIGTSQMYASDQSRDAGIASVKSNGGSTTVKDFTEGKQAG
- a CDS encoding Cro/CI family transcriptional regulator, with product MITFQPGAAYEYDPTEALRHPYGTARYLNDAFATRDIDYILKAVGRAFQAQNPEALVWQSGQTTGQLRNSFLRDKNPPLKSVIALLYSLGVEFSCKEV
- a CDS encoding methyl-accepting chemotaxis protein, coding for MQDNTILNLAYDISRMTSEKVGAIETIMQTTRILALNARIEAARAGAAGAAFSVVAEEIANVSAQINGIASEFRTGVASHTRQIEEAGEKMLIDFRGQRLTDLALNAIEIIDRNLYERSCDVRWWATDSAVVAAAEAPADRALQQHAAARLATILRSYTVYLDLWIVDVQGRVISTGRPDRYPDAIGMDVSGTDWFNAALSTRTGDDFAVADVSINAALHDAPVATYATAIRAAGRTDGKPTGVLGIFFDWAPQAQAVMSSVLLAADNQSQAYILDAEARVIAGSNLEHALYTPYPLRTEEKSSGFYINDQSLVAFALTPGYETYTGMGWYGVIETPVSGQAG